A window of the Leucothrix mucor DSM 2157 genome harbors these coding sequences:
- a CDS encoding beta strand repeat-containing protein — protein sequence MRKNNQQKPLARWIAASLAAGAMAGFGAQAVAATAAGTIIKNLATVTYEDANGNKYSAQSNEAFVTVAEVYSATVENDKALAAAPGQTVYFPHVLTNTGNSADTYTINTDTVVAGVVVYNDLNSNGQPDPGEPSIPAGGTITIPAGEQVNLVVAMPIPVTAVSGDVLTADLDVTTANGDVVDVTTPTDATGTVTDSATVTTDPVLVLGKQSVHNPATNEITYTLTVKNNGGSAATNVNILDALPTVDTDGAGTLAQMTFVQVDETNGLVNTGDSVGTHDAAYDEAGTDLNDNGVATDTLAAIVATDVSLPPNTTVSVTYTVKYTAGWVAGADIDNTFVATHDNPDTTPGAPATLEVSSNTTHDVLPQYYAVDANDDGRGTGTASTGIDANNGVDDSVATTDDTQYVASVPTGAEVLYTHVISNEGNGDDVFNLEVTNTDFPSGTVFTFWDATGTVQVTDTDNDGIPDTGVLAIGGKETILIKAKLPSGVADADPVTPPAGGYNAILTATSANEGKDAIAADDNDVTNLKLGSITAAAVDIANTVADQGADLAAGFNDDGSVNAQEDGPAVIADAVVGGTVVYDLKLANESGSSDSYLLSAENIPAGWSVVYKDKLTGNVITTTPLIPGAEDYEYQAVVTISADPALAKSDSDQKGQVIGDDAVDGYDDINNGSQVLTGGDGDKDYFIDFIAASTGTPGLEDTVRNAIDVAPMREVVITPNGQNQIQPGGTVDYTHLLENNGNLTEKVELAVANSETDSGWTTVINIDTDGDGIPDAASNTLIGQTIQAPNPDGTPTFVDILVTDTDGDGVIELLLPAGVDVAMSTTVNAPSNAPLGTVDLSTITVADATIDTPTGLGATLDTAEDQTNVILGQVRLEKTAAIDEDCDGSLETGFSTNQTTTVEPGDCVTWQLHATNEGNATVSNVVMSDAAPAFTDLIPTYFVGGVPGTVSALKFCHGNGCAPDATTATNATMDVGTGVVQFIPNGGQLVSGETATGQFTVRVQ from the coding sequence ATGAGAAAAAATAATCAACAGAAACCTCTTGCCCGTTGGATTGCTGCATCACTGGCAGCAGGCGCAATGGCTGGATTTGGCGCGCAGGCAGTGGCTGCCACCGCAGCTGGCACGATCATCAAAAACCTTGCGACGGTTACCTATGAAGATGCAAATGGTAATAAGTACTCAGCACAATCCAACGAAGCCTTCGTAACAGTAGCAGAGGTTTATAGCGCTACGGTTGAGAACGATAAAGCGCTAGCAGCAGCTCCGGGACAGACAGTATATTTTCCACATGTTCTGACTAATACTGGTAACTCAGCGGACACTTACACCATTAATACAGATACTGTTGTCGCTGGCGTTGTTGTTTATAACGACCTGAACAGTAATGGTCAGCCTGATCCTGGTGAGCCATCAATCCCTGCGGGCGGCACCATCACTATTCCGGCCGGTGAGCAAGTTAATCTTGTGGTTGCAATGCCAATTCCTGTAACTGCAGTTAGTGGCGACGTGCTTACTGCTGATCTGGATGTGACAACTGCAAATGGTGATGTAGTTGATGTTACCACTCCAACTGATGCAACGGGAACTGTTACTGATTCTGCGACTGTTACTACTGATCCTGTTCTAGTTTTGGGTAAACAATCAGTTCATAACCCAGCAACCAATGAAATTACTTATACACTGACCGTTAAGAATAACGGTGGTAGTGCAGCAACTAACGTTAATATTCTGGATGCTTTGCCAACAGTTGATACCGATGGTGCTGGCACTCTTGCGCAGATGACTTTTGTACAAGTTGATGAAACAAACGGTTTAGTAAACACTGGCGACTCAGTTGGTACTCATGATGCAGCCTATGATGAAGCCGGTACTGACCTAAACGATAATGGTGTCGCGACAGATACGCTTGCTGCGATTGTTGCTACAGACGTTTCGCTTCCACCAAACACTACAGTCTCTGTTACGTATACTGTTAAATATACTGCAGGCTGGGTTGCAGGTGCTGATATTGATAACACCTTTGTCGCTACTCATGACAATCCTGATACAACACCAGGCGCTCCTGCAACTTTAGAAGTTTCGTCTAATACAACTCATGACGTGTTACCACAGTATTATGCTGTTGACGCAAACGATGATGGACGCGGAACTGGAACTGCTAGTACTGGCATTGATGCTAATAATGGTGTTGATGACAGCGTTGCCACTACTGATGATACACAGTATGTCGCTTCTGTCCCAACAGGTGCGGAAGTGCTTTATACTCATGTCATTTCCAACGAAGGTAATGGTGATGATGTCTTCAATCTTGAAGTTACTAATACAGACTTCCCTAGCGGCACTGTGTTTACGTTCTGGGACGCAACCGGCACAGTACAGGTAACTGATACTGACAATGACGGTATTCCGGATACTGGTGTTTTGGCTATTGGCGGAAAAGAAACCATATTAATCAAAGCTAAGCTTCCTTCAGGCGTAGCAGATGCAGATCCAGTTACTCCTCCAGCTGGTGGATACAACGCGATTTTGACAGCTACCTCTGCTAATGAGGGTAAAGATGCGATTGCTGCCGATGACAACGATGTTACAAACCTCAAGTTAGGCTCTATCACTGCAGCAGCCGTTGATATTGCGAACACTGTTGCTGATCAAGGCGCAGATCTTGCGGCTGGATTTAACGATGATGGTTCTGTGAATGCTCAGGAAGATGGTCCAGCAGTGATAGCTGATGCTGTTGTTGGTGGTACTGTTGTCTACGACTTAAAACTAGCTAATGAGTCAGGTAGCTCGGATTCTTATCTGTTATCAGCTGAGAATATTCCAGCGGGATGGAGTGTTGTTTACAAAGACAAGCTAACAGGTAATGTTATTACTACAACGCCTTTAATTCCTGGTGCGGAGGATTATGAATATCAAGCAGTTGTTACTATCTCAGCTGATCCTGCATTAGCGAAAAGCGATTCTGATCAAAAGGGTCAAGTGATTGGTGATGATGCTGTTGATGGTTATGATGACATAAATAATGGCAGTCAAGTTCTGACTGGTGGTGATGGCGATAAAGATTACTTCATTGACTTTATTGCGGCGTCAACTGGAACTCCTGGCCTTGAAGATACTGTCCGTAATGCGATTGATGTTGCCCCTATGCGTGAAGTGGTAATCACTCCAAATGGTCAGAACCAGATTCAACCAGGTGGTACGGTAGATTATACTCACCTGTTAGAAAATAATGGTAACCTCACCGAGAAAGTAGAGTTAGCAGTGGCTAATAGCGAAACCGATAGTGGTTGGACAACGGTTATTAACATTGATACAGATGGTGATGGAATTCCGGATGCAGCCTCAAATACTTTGATTGGTCAAACCATTCAAGCGCCGAACCCTGATGGCACACCAACATTTGTAGATATTCTGGTAACGGATACTGACGGCGATGGAGTTATTGAACTATTACTACCAGCCGGTGTAGATGTAGCAATGAGCACAACCGTTAATGCACCATCTAACGCGCCATTGGGCACAGTTGATCTCTCAACCATTACAGTTGCAGATGCAACTATCGACACTCCAACAGGCTTGGGTGCTACTCTGGATACCGCTGAGGATCAAACCAATGTAATTCTTGGTCAAGTTCGTCTGGAAAAAACGGCTGCAATCGATGAAGATTGTGATGGCAGCTTAGAGACTGGTTTCTCTACTAATCAAACAACGACGGTTGAACCAGGTGATTGTGTTACATGGCAGTTGCATGCAACTAATGAAGGTAACGCAACAGTTAGTAACGTTGTCATGTCGGATGCCGCACCTGCGTTTACCGACCTGATTCCTACATACTTCGTTGGTGGTGTACCAGGAACTGTAAGTGCTCTTAAGTTCTGTCACGGTAATGGCTGTGCTCCAGATGCTACAACCGCTACAAATGCAACAATGGATGTAGGCACTGGTGTTGTGCAGTTTATACCAAACGGAGGTCAGTTAGTCTCCGGTGAAACTGCAACTGGTCAGTTCACGGTTAGAGTTCAGTAA
- a CDS encoding DUF11 domain-containing protein, whose translation MRKSEGLGIKVISLIMLYLVLSSSLAFAKTKAGVTITNQAEISWFDTEDGLVKHAFSNVSTVVVAQQFSLLLESDNIRHSAAGKTVTLPHRLTNTGNVASSYELRIRDNTDDSGSLGSLRLFKDNNGNGAADPGEVEWPAVACLPSEEGVSCYEIPRLEPDAVVEFVATGITPNNGQDGNTYGLNVRVFPTQYDQIVQGVDKVDTTKDRVESVQFSAAINENALPEDWVNDDLVDLITGAVLTINKSSTPICGVPVKAEQPIRYYINFSNIGSAAPQTREFSIDGESITGVMLEDVLPPNVSLDKATIPVNAPNQSITTVQLKADEDTNRWIRFSTWDGVEVISKVGLYIPAAQIEPNESGQLQFEVTINPNVTASTVYNQAHFDLDEGGVAEFSSNRVCATIEPGNTRSDQGGQPDVTNIAKIRFLTPTLDIKRDITQSGGEPDFYSDSDFEDASIYRLDSDSYDVIRDGVYIELSSSGFNDDIDTAELIVVTVSSGTGDKLQVSLLETGPNTGIFRSLHPIRLSATEAANNRFCPSSATTPQFSAADSGCVLNGAADSNLTVTADDPGVGRVLEDAALIDPLGVVFDSAYGNPVEGATVWIRNADGSIATDPLTDAPYEAQVTGDDGKYQFPYLVPGQYYLDVNPPAQYSFPSVVASGNFIQYTVNEYSYGKDGYEQVLNSGIFDLASLLVVDIPLDPEMNTDLSVYKTASLAEVSIGGSIAYTVKIKNHSGNTLYNIKVRDSLPRGFNYVDGTAELDGVKIDDPAGAPRPNLVFSNLPFVSGEADGVLDSIEHTLTYRVRTTAGAVSSDGINVVQADGRTETSFPIESNESRAKVLIQRDGVLADNGIVFGKVYVDADCNNVQNGGEWPIAGVKLYMEDGTWVITDANGQYSLYGIEPGNHVIKMDPFTLPKGIQFKPTDNRQMADPESRLVDLTSGEFHRADFAAICPKENKQEIHAEIMARNAGQTDWMLQNAQKYDPDKVQTNDDLRQKSDSSGDISSGVVGESQLTQQSAGRNNTKPTVTTGYSVQLSQFNTEEAAEKALEQLPEVTAKESFVYQMGDFFTVRFGFELDKKAMTARQRQQKFVDSEIVATIYERLSDEVADQLETPRGLETMPLAKKVVKTLTKAQAKAGTWLWPTDNVSLDGRFMVSVRKGLTPTLMVNGKPMPQSQLGEQIENIRESAQVVAWYGIQLQPGKNKLEVVAKDMFGNTRVLAEGEFTRPTSAAKLYIETDSDQLPADGGRSYLPITIKLLDGNGYLARGVNFVTIEASDGTWVERDVQDQSQGRQVRVVNGLRTVNLRSSERSGKIRVRISDGSMRDEMEVTQIAPLRPLIAVGVVEVGGHIFKRGESSPDLLNENELNARAAFFLKGRVGEDMHLTMSVDTDKESDATLFRDIDPNKSYPIHGDSSQRGYEAQSRSPVYAKLEKDNDSIMWGDFITDGSTFNEDVTRVQRSLTGANLITKGGPNEWQFFVSELDENNIVERIRGRGVALNYQLANAPIVTNSDTLEIITVSRDNPGVVVSTKQLSRFGDYTLDDVTGELSFNEVVPTVDDELNPVYIQATYDVESDGENYTIAGARVTHEVKPGFKVGLSYTVDQNESDGFEIYGATLQYKDDDGLSAQGSIAQLSPRESGSESGIGGRLHLSKDWNDKSTTSITLGRATTGFDHLGAGISAGREELRIKHEQSVYDGIKAQIEAIHSKDLETGAKEQSVGLTADVKVEDWTLKGGFRHIEHDNELESESFQTFIVGAKHALDILGRTGSLEAEYEQAIGGSDRQRIALTADLQVHEKVKLYARGERINSLSGVSGLSSSSDTQDTIAIGVKSNILPSTELFSEYRVRGGIDGRDMETASGVRGTYELTKGLSFSPHLELVNNIEGGDSDSISTSVAFKDTRSPNQVSSIRFETRHDDNRDYYGVQADYARRLDQDWSVLLKNTLRFDAPDDDEDFVQNTLTLGLAYRPRRENKHHGLFFYQNKETRGDDNGDCSTHILSTHQNYEFNQDVLISARAGAKHEDCEGNDSNAALLDGRITWDINRRFDVDVRGGVLGTDGFNEKNYSFGAGVNYLVKENLRLGIGYNLNGFNDDDLDPENYNDKGFYMGLQYKFDEKSLNWLTGE comes from the coding sequence ATGAGAAAATCTGAAGGTTTAGGGATTAAAGTTATCAGCTTGATAATGTTGTACTTGGTACTCAGCTCTTCTTTGGCATTTGCCAAAACAAAGGCAGGAGTTACCATTACCAATCAGGCGGAAATTAGCTGGTTTGACACTGAAGATGGTTTGGTTAAACATGCTTTCTCTAATGTTTCTACTGTTGTGGTTGCACAGCAGTTTTCTCTGTTGCTCGAAAGCGATAATATTCGTCATTCAGCTGCAGGTAAGACTGTTACCTTACCTCATCGCTTAACAAATACGGGTAATGTGGCTTCTTCCTACGAACTGCGTATCCGTGATAATACTGATGACTCCGGTAGCTTGGGTAGCCTTCGTTTATTTAAAGATAACAATGGAAATGGTGCAGCTGACCCAGGTGAGGTTGAGTGGCCGGCTGTTGCGTGCCTGCCAAGCGAAGAGGGTGTTAGTTGTTATGAGATACCAAGACTTGAGCCTGACGCGGTTGTTGAATTTGTAGCGACAGGTATTACCCCGAACAATGGCCAAGATGGCAATACATATGGCCTAAATGTTAGGGTGTTTCCTACCCAGTATGATCAGATAGTGCAGGGTGTTGATAAAGTCGATACGACAAAAGATCGTGTTGAATCAGTGCAGTTTAGTGCGGCTATCAATGAAAATGCTTTGCCTGAGGATTGGGTCAATGATGACTTGGTTGATCTGATCACTGGGGCAGTGTTAACCATTAATAAATCATCCACTCCAATCTGTGGTGTGCCAGTAAAAGCTGAGCAACCAATCAGGTACTACATCAACTTTAGTAACATCGGAAGTGCCGCGCCACAAACCCGAGAGTTTAGTATTGATGGTGAGTCAATCACTGGTGTAATGCTGGAAGATGTATTGCCACCTAATGTTTCACTCGATAAAGCAACAATCCCAGTCAACGCGCCTAACCAGAGTATCACGACGGTTCAGTTGAAAGCCGACGAAGATACTAACCGTTGGATTCGTTTTTCAACTTGGGATGGTGTTGAAGTCATTTCTAAAGTTGGTCTATATATACCGGCGGCACAAATAGAGCCGAATGAAAGTGGTCAGTTACAGTTCGAAGTGACTATTAATCCTAATGTGACCGCATCTACGGTCTACAACCAAGCCCACTTTGATCTTGATGAGGGTGGCGTTGCAGAGTTTTCTAGTAACCGGGTGTGTGCCACGATTGAGCCTGGTAATACTCGTTCAGATCAAGGCGGACAGCCTGACGTCACTAACATAGCCAAAATTCGCTTTTTGACCCCGACGCTGGATATCAAGCGCGACATTACCCAAAGTGGTGGTGAGCCTGACTTCTATAGTGATAGTGATTTTGAAGATGCTTCAATTTATCGTTTAGATAGCGATAGCTACGATGTGATACGTGATGGCGTATATATTGAGCTAAGTTCAAGTGGTTTCAATGATGATATAGATACTGCTGAGTTGATCGTAGTAACTGTATCATCAGGCACTGGCGATAAACTGCAAGTTAGCTTATTAGAGACTGGCCCTAATACTGGTATTTTCCGCAGTTTGCACCCTATTCGTTTAAGTGCGACAGAGGCAGCTAACAATCGCTTTTGCCCCAGCAGTGCAACGACTCCACAATTTAGTGCAGCTGATTCTGGCTGTGTATTAAATGGTGCTGCTGATAGCAATCTGACTGTAACGGCTGATGATCCTGGCGTTGGACGAGTTCTGGAAGATGCCGCTTTGATTGATCCGTTAGGAGTCGTCTTTGACTCGGCTTACGGAAATCCTGTTGAGGGTGCAACCGTTTGGATTCGTAATGCTGATGGAAGTATTGCAACAGATCCTTTAACTGATGCTCCTTATGAAGCACAAGTTACTGGAGATGACGGTAAGTACCAGTTCCCATATTTGGTGCCAGGGCAGTACTACTTAGATGTTAACCCACCCGCGCAATACTCATTTCCAAGTGTTGTAGCTAGCGGTAACTTTATTCAGTACACCGTCAATGAGTATTCCTACGGTAAAGATGGTTACGAGCAAGTTTTAAATAGCGGTATTTTCGACCTTGCATCACTTCTGGTTGTTGATATCCCGTTAGATCCTGAAATGAATACTGACTTGTCTGTGTATAAGACAGCTTCTCTTGCAGAAGTAAGCATTGGTGGATCGATTGCTTACACGGTAAAGATTAAGAATCATTCTGGAAATACCTTATATAACATTAAAGTACGCGATAGCTTGCCTCGTGGTTTTAACTATGTTGATGGCACTGCTGAGCTTGATGGTGTGAAGATCGATGATCCGGCTGGTGCGCCACGTCCGAACTTAGTGTTCTCTAACTTGCCATTTGTCAGCGGTGAAGCTGATGGAGTGCTGGATTCTATTGAACACACATTAACGTATCGAGTTCGTACTACAGCGGGTGCGGTCAGTAGTGATGGTATCAATGTAGTACAGGCTGATGGTCGTACTGAAACCAGCTTTCCGATCGAGTCGAATGAGTCACGTGCAAAAGTACTGATTCAGCGTGATGGTGTACTGGCTGATAACGGCATTGTGTTTGGTAAAGTGTATGTCGATGCTGACTGCAACAATGTCCAAAACGGTGGAGAGTGGCCAATCGCTGGCGTTAAGTTGTACATGGAAGATGGCACCTGGGTCATTACTGATGCCAATGGCCAGTACAGCCTGTACGGAATTGAGCCAGGTAACCACGTCATTAAGATGGATCCGTTTACGCTACCTAAGGGTATTCAGTTTAAACCGACAGACAATCGCCAGATGGCTGACCCAGAGAGTCGCTTGGTTGATCTGACTTCAGGTGAGTTCCACCGTGCAGACTTTGCCGCGATTTGCCCTAAAGAAAATAAGCAAGAAATCCATGCAGAAATTATGGCGCGTAATGCCGGTCAGACTGACTGGATGCTGCAAAATGCACAGAAATATGATCCGGATAAAGTACAAACAAATGACGACTTACGTCAAAAAAGTGATAGCAGCGGTGACATCTCGAGTGGTGTGGTTGGTGAAAGTCAGCTTACTCAGCAGTCTGCGGGCCGTAACAACACTAAGCCGACAGTTACGACAGGCTATTCTGTTCAACTGAGTCAGTTCAATACAGAGGAAGCCGCTGAGAAAGCGCTTGAGCAGTTGCCAGAAGTGACGGCTAAAGAGTCCTTTGTTTATCAGATGGGTGATTTCTTCACAGTACGCTTTGGTTTTGAGCTGGACAAGAAAGCGATGACCGCACGTCAGCGTCAGCAAAAGTTTGTTGATTCAGAGATTGTTGCAACCATTTACGAACGCTTGAGTGATGAAGTTGCTGATCAGCTGGAAACGCCTCGTGGTTTAGAAACGATGCCACTGGCTAAAAAGGTTGTTAAAACACTAACTAAGGCGCAAGCCAAAGCAGGAACATGGTTGTGGCCAACAGACAATGTGAGCCTAGATGGTCGTTTCATGGTCTCAGTGCGTAAAGGTTTAACGCCGACTCTAATGGTTAACGGCAAGCCAATGCCACAGTCACAACTGGGTGAGCAAATCGAGAATATCCGTGAGTCAGCTCAGGTTGTTGCTTGGTATGGTATCCAGCTGCAACCAGGAAAGAACAAGCTAGAAGTTGTTGCTAAAGATATGTTTGGTAACACGCGAGTACTGGCTGAGGGCGAGTTTACCCGTCCAACATCCGCAGCAAAGTTGTATATCGAAACTGATAGCGACCAGTTGCCAGCAGATGGTGGTCGCTCTTACTTACCGATCACCATTAAGTTGCTGGATGGCAATGGCTATCTGGCACGTGGCGTGAACTTCGTCACGATCGAAGCAAGTGATGGTACTTGGGTTGAGCGTGATGTACAGGATCAGTCGCAAGGGCGTCAGGTACGTGTGGTCAATGGTTTACGGACCGTGAACCTGCGTAGCTCAGAGCGTAGTGGCAAGATTCGGGTACGAATTTCTGATGGCTCAATGCGCGATGAAATGGAAGTGACTCAGATTGCACCGTTGCGCCCATTAATTGCAGTTGGTGTGGTTGAAGTAGGCGGTCATATCTTTAAGCGCGGAGAGAGTTCTCCTGACTTATTGAATGAGAATGAGCTCAATGCACGAGCAGCTTTCTTCCTGAAAGGTCGTGTTGGCGAAGATATGCACCTGACGATGTCAGTTGATACGGATAAAGAGAGCGATGCGACCTTGTTCCGTGATATCGACCCGAATAAATCTTACCCGATTCATGGTGATAGCTCACAACGTGGCTATGAAGCACAAAGCCGTAGCCCGGTTTACGCCAAGCTGGAAAAAGATAACGATAGCATTATGTGGGGTGACTTCATCACTGATGGTAGTACCTTCAATGAAGATGTAACACGTGTACAGCGCAGCTTGACGGGTGCCAACCTGATTACCAAAGGTGGTCCGAACGAATGGCAGTTCTTTGTTTCTGAATTGGATGAGAACAACATTGTTGAGCGTATTCGCGGTCGCGGTGTGGCACTGAACTACCAGTTAGCGAATGCACCAATCGTCACTAACAGCGACACCTTGGAGATCATTACAGTCTCTCGTGATAACCCTGGTGTTGTGGTGAGTACAAAGCAACTAAGCCGCTTTGGTGACTACACCTTGGATGATGTAACGGGTGAGTTGAGCTTTAATGAGGTGGTTCCAACGGTTGATGATGAGTTAAACCCAGTTTATATCCAAGCAACCTACGATGTAGAGAGCGATGGCGAAAACTACACAATCGCTGGGGCACGAGTCACTCATGAGGTTAAGCCAGGTTTCAAAGTTGGTTTGAGCTATACAGTTGATCAAAATGAAAGTGATGGTTTTGAAATTTACGGCGCGACTTTGCAGTACAAAGACGATGATGGTCTGAGTGCTCAGGGAAGTATCGCACAGCTAAGCCCACGTGAGTCTGGTTCAGAGAGTGGTATAGGTGGACGTTTACACTTGTCGAAAGACTGGAATGATAAATCAACCACATCGATTACTCTAGGTCGTGCAACCACCGGCTTTGATCATCTTGGTGCTGGTATCTCTGCAGGCCGTGAAGAGCTACGGATCAAGCATGAGCAATCGGTTTATGACGGTATAAAGGCACAGATTGAGGCGATTCACAGTAAGGACCTGGAGACTGGTGCTAAAGAACAGAGTGTTGGTTTAACTGCAGATGTCAAAGTAGAAGACTGGACATTAAAGGGCGGTTTCCGTCATATCGAACATGATAACGAGCTTGAGAGCGAGAGCTTCCAGACCTTTATCGTGGGTGCTAAGCATGCGCTGGATATTCTTGGTCGTACCGGAAGCCTTGAGGCTGAGTATGAGCAAGCAATTGGTGGAAGTGATCGTCAGCGGATCGCCTTAACTGCCGACCTGCAAGTGCACGAGAAGGTGAAGTTGTATGCACGTGGCGAGCGGATTAATAGCCTGTCAGGTGTCAGTGGCTTGTCTTCTTCAAGCGACACGCAGGATACGATTGCTATTGGTGTGAAGTCTAATATCTTGCCATCCACTGAGTTGTTCTCAGAGTACCGTGTTCGTGGCGGTATTGATGGACGCGATATGGAAACAGCATCGGGTGTTCGTGGTACTTACGAGTTAACCAAAGGCTTGTCTTTCTCACCACACTTGGAATTGGTTAATAACATTGAAGGTGGTGATAGCGATTCAATCTCAACATCAGTTGCCTTTAAAGACACGCGTAGCCCAAATCAGGTGTCATCCATTCGATTTGAAACGCGTCATGATGATAACCGTGATTACTATGGTGTGCAGGCGGACTATGCCCGACGTTTAGATCAGGACTGGAGTGTGCTGCTGAAAAACACACTACGCTTTGATGCGCCAGATGATGATGAAGACTTTGTTCAAAACACGCTGACTTTGGGTCTGGCTTACCGCCCAAGACGTGAAAATAAGCATCATGGATTATTCTTCTACCAGAATAAGGAGACTCGCGGTGATGACAATGGAGATTGCAGTACGCATATCTTATCAACTCATCAAAACTATGAGTTTAACCAAGATGTGCTGATCTCGGCGCGTGCAGGTGCTAAGCACGAAGATTGTGAGGGTAATGACAGTAACGCAGCACTACTAGATGGCCGTATTACCTGGGACATTAACCGACGTTTCGATGTCGATGTTCGCGGTGGTGTATTAGGAACTGATGGCTTTAATGAGAAGAACTACTCATTTGGTGCGGGTGTTAACTACCTGGTTAAAGAAAACCTACGCCTTGGTATTGGCTATAACTTGAACGGCTTCAATGATGACGATTTAGATCCCGAAAACTATAACGACAAAGGGTTCTACATGGGGCTGCAATATAAATTTGATGAGAAAAGCCTGAACTGGCTGACCGGAGAATAA
- a CDS encoding OmpA family protein: MKYKKLVQRIVPVISIISLFGALGGCATTDDLYAQYDAVCELPKPEQVERIKIVKEVVEKERIVEKERIVEKIKVVEKIKPVETIKYVDRVKVVEKPTTVYKTRLVQQPMPGVVWEPAVYFGYDLASLTASETARLDRDLLALNKHSTLKISIQAFTDSKGSAKYNRDLALRRQATVLEYLLSKGLQRERILMSPLGEELPILGESVQERTINRRVELMLLDANGRPLSLAIQPKSTAFVAPTPVK; this comes from the coding sequence ATGAAATATAAAAAGTTGGTTCAGCGAATCGTACCAGTTATTAGCATAATCAGTCTCTTTGGTGCGTTGGGAGGCTGTGCAACTACTGATGATCTCTATGCACAGTACGATGCTGTTTGTGAACTGCCAAAACCAGAGCAGGTTGAGCGCATCAAGATTGTTAAGGAAGTGGTTGAGAAAGAACGCATTGTAGAAAAAGAGCGCATTGTCGAGAAAATTAAAGTGGTTGAGAAAATCAAGCCAGTTGAAACGATCAAGTATGTGGATCGTGTCAAAGTGGTTGAGAAGCCAACCACTGTTTATAAGACACGCTTGGTTCAACAGCCGATGCCTGGTGTTGTTTGGGAGCCTGCGGTTTACTTCGGTTACGACCTTGCCTCATTAACGGCTAGCGAAACAGCCCGACTGGATCGTGACTTACTGGCACTGAACAAACATTCAACGCTTAAGATCAGTATTCAGGCATTTACCGATAGTAAAGGATCGGCTAAATACAACCGGGACCTTGCGCTGCGTCGTCAGGCGACTGTCCTAGAGTACTTGTTAAGCAAAGGTTTGCAGCGTGAGCGTATCCTAATGTCGCCTTTGGGTGAGGAATTACCAATTCTTGGTGAGTCGGTTCAGGAGCGTACTATCAACCGACGTGTTGAGTTGATGTTGCTAGATGCCAATGGTCGTCCGCTAAGTTTAGCGATTCAGCCGAAGTCGACAGCATTTGTAGCACCAACACCGGTTAAGTAA